AGAGCCAACTGTATTGTCTTATTTAATTACCACACAAACCCATTACAAATGTATTCATTTACTAAAAATATTGTTTGAACACTTACAATGTACTAGGTATTAATTAACACTTAcaatgtaattaattaattaatacagtgttctagcaataaaataattattgtctCTGGTCCCACCAACTTATGTTCTAATGAGGGAAAcagatgctaaaaataaaaataaatactcaacGACATGTGATAAACAACATGGAAGgtttaaaagaatgaatgataAGGAAACCTCCTTTAGGTAGAGAGCAGAGAGTTCTGGGAAGGTCTCTTCCAGAAGCTGATGCGTTTAAGCTGAAGTCTAAAGAACAGGGGGAGCCCAATAGGCAGAGGAAGAACCTTCAGGCAGATGTAAATGATGGTAATATGGAGAACATTCTTCTCTCCTAGAGGACTTGAAAGATCACAAAGGCCAAACAGAGAAGAACGGGGAGAGGGCAGCTGGCAGAGCGAGTCTGGGTAGGAGTCAGACCAACCTGGGTCATGGAGACTGGCTTTCACACTGAGTGCAATGAGCAGTGTGTAGGGTTACGAGCAGACAAGAGAAAGAGCTGGTCTATACTAGGGACACTGTTCTCGTTGTCTTTTGGACCATGGGTTGCAGGGAGACAAGAACAAAATTAGAAGGAATGTTTAGAGGTTATTGGAGCATTCGGTCTCAGATACGGGAGGATGGTCTACAAGTTGGAAAGAGATAGATGTGCTAATGTATTCTGGAGGTAGAGTGTGAGGACTTGGTGATAGAGAGGCTGTAATCAGGGATGGCTCAGATTCCTGGCTTGAGTAATGGGCCTGATCGATGCATTACTCCTCTCATGTTTTGACTATGAGATTAAAGCACCAAGAACACAGGAAACATCCCAGGAGGCCTGTCTAGTAAAAAATGATTCATAGGACATGAGTGTGGGCCTATCCAGTGCCAGGCACTACATACTTAACCAAAACACCATGTTCTCTCTCCAACCAATCACATCCTGCTTGCCttttagaaggagagaaatgattacCTGTAGAATTATAATCTGTCAGTCAAAACTCTGATTATTTAGTTGTCAAAGAGAAGGCAACGTGTGGGTGTATTATCCAAGGCAGGACTTGTCCTGGAGTAGGTTGAAAAGCAGTTTTGAGGTTCCATACTGGAGATCTTGCTACTTGTCAAGCCTCTAACCTATATATGCAGGATCAAGTCTGATGTGATATCCCTGGATATCCGGATTCCATTGCCAGCAGGAAACCatgcttctctcttctcctccaggGGGTCAGTAGATGTACTCTGCCTGAATTCCTTTAAAGTCTTCCACCAACTTACTTGATGTCCTTAAGAGTAGTCATCCTGGGAGAAATGggcttgttttttgagaaaagaaagaagtagattAATCGGTATGCATAGCCTACCTTCCATGACTGCAGAGAGAACACGAGAGCCCTGCTGGTCAAATGGTAGGGCTATTGATGGCATGAGGCAGAGTTACATTAAAGAACAAGTAGGTCAATTGTAATAGGTGATCCTAATACAAGACAACCAAAAATTTCAAcactttatttattgtgtgtttttgtatgtttgtctgtgtgtctctctgtgtatatgtctctgtgtgtgcctgtatgtgtatgcttctctctctctctctctctctctctctctctctctctctctctctgtctctgtctctgtgtgtgtgtgtgtgtgtgtgtgtgtgtgtgtgtgtgtatgtgtgtgtgtctgtgtttgtttctgctttagagaacaacttgtgggagttggttctttcctacaatgtgggtcctggggattgaactcaggtcatcaggcttggtaaaAACtgccttttacccactgagtcatctcactagccccaatatgactttttatattttggtaatgttccaagactttttttctttttcttgtggtaTTTGGATATCTGTAAAATGGACCTTTCAGTTTACTTGCAAAATTGAAGGTTTGGGAGAGGagtaaaaaaatacataaatataggggccggcaagatggctcagtggataagagaggttgctgagcaagcatgaaggtttgagttcaaatccccagtccCCATGTAAAAAGCAGTGCATACGCTTGTGATGCCAGCACTTTAGGgagcagaggtgggaagatcGTTTGGTCTTTCTGGCCACAGGTTTagcttcaggtttagtgagacACTGTTTATTAGGGGTAAGATAGAGAATGGTAGGGAAGGGCACTGGATGGAGCTGTTCCCATtctcacacacatgagcacaaatTACAAACATACCTTACACACGTATTCACTCAtacaaaatcaaagaagataaAGCAGTCATGGATTTTACCTCTCTGGAATGATTAACTTTGGAGTAAATTGTCATGGAATCATTTTTTATAGGTTTTGGGATTTCTCTTTCctgtaaacaagaaaaacaaaagagctatATGCATTCGGCTCTCACAGAGACAGGTCTGTGCATACCCATATTTTGGGGGAAAGGCAGcgcaaggagaaagaagaggtatGCCAAGAGAAGGTAGGGACTAAGCTCTACTACCAGTTCAAACCTGGGAGATTTTAGTAACATTTCTTGAGAAGTAGAAAAgcggctggagaaatggctcagccattaaagtctaggctcacaaccaaaaatataagagaagcagaaaagcaaactaaataTAAGAGCAACATCCCAGCAATACAAAGGCCCcaaccagaaagcagcagaaaggTGACCTCCTGTGAAGGGACGGAAACATTCTTGTTTTCCATATGATTCTATGTTTACCCCTCCTCTGTCCGTAAGAACTTACATGCCAGACAGTTATTGCATCATATCTTTGTCTCAGTCTTTATTAGCTATACCTGGAGCCACCCACCTTGCTTTCTGTAATTCTAATGGCTCAGTCACCTTGTTGTGGTCATGGTAGGGAACCAGACGTATAGGAACTCTTAGTTTTAAGAATGGCTCTCTAAAGATACACAAAGCAGTAGTAACAGCAGAAATCCCAGGCCCTGGATGACCCAttgatatattttgatattttaaattaatgaaggACTATTTAGAGAATAATTAAGATCCCAGAAACTCTCCAAggtataatgtttttttttttttttcctttggttttgtctTGAAAAGAAGCTGACTATTGGGTTAGccattttgtttgggtttgttggAGAGCTTGCTCCCAGCAGGAGCTGGGAATGGCAATTGAGTAAGTGATGCGAATGTCCCCTATTGTCCTCCCTTTCAGGAGCCTACTTCCCAAAGCCTGTGATGATCTTAGTCAAGAGTGTTTGCTTGAGGAATCCAAGACTTCTAGCTGGGCTGTTGCTTCCATTGTTTCAAGAATACCAAGCTCTTATgacttatttttcagaaaatatgacCAGTATATCTAGATATTTAGAAAAGTGTCCCCAGTCAGGTGGTGGcggtacaggcctttaattccagcactcgggagatagagacaggtggatctctgtgagtttgaggccagtgtagtCTAGAGAGTGATcccaggacagatagggctatacagggaaaccctgtctcgaaaaacaaaaaacaaaaaaagaaagaaaagaaatgtcttcACAACTGTCTCATTCATATGTAGTGatcttttgtttgtgctttaacaaataaagcttgcctgaagattagagtgcagAAGTAAGCCTTTAGAGcacagggaatggtggcacacactttaatcccagaacatgggaggcagaggcagagggatctctgttagttcaaggctactctgggctacacaagattgaatccgtctaaaagagaaacagagctcacacaaacgtgatcccagcacttgggatgccacgctttaatcccagcactagtgagaaggagacaggagtgatatggttggGTGGGAGAGGAATATAATGcgggaggagagacaggagttCGATGCTGTCTGAGGAACGTGCAGTCAAGAAGCAGTACAGTCTGGGGTGGTCAGTCTGAAGCAGTTTGAGGAGCAGTGCAGTCTGAGGCGGTCAGTCTGAAGCAATTTGAGgagcagtgcagtctgaggacaggatctcccctttaatctgagcattggtagaggtaaaagaactctctagttgttggctgctttgcttctctgatatttggcattaacccctatatctgactctgagtttttatgatTAATACAAAATAGACTTCGTGCTTTATTCATAGGTAGTGGGGACAGAGGACTTTCTGGCACTTGACCAAGGTCATCCTATTATGTGGGGGTTCTTGtgctttagtttcttttattGTGGAGGGGTTATGATGCTTACTCCCCTCTTCTCTTGAGAGACCACTTCAGGCTCTCCTAGCTTCTCTGTACCTGGATGACAGCTCTTCCTAGGGTAAAATCTCTTCTGCTCTGTTCAAGTGTTTGTCGAGTGTCATGCTACACATagcaagggaaagggaggaaatcTAATTTGTACTTCCAAGCAGATTGTCCCTACCCAGAAGGGAAGCCCTACTGGAACAGTAAGCAGTTTGAGAACACTGGGAAGCAAGTAGCATTAAGCATTCCCTTGGGGGTGATCATTGCCGACACTGGGATGGTCAGCCCTGTGGTTGCCTTCTCCAATAACAAATGCTGATGGTTATGGTGACAGGTTTATGAGTGACCATAATAATAACATAACGGTGGAGGACAGAGTGGAAAGGACTTACCTTCACTGGGTGAGTGACTTGTGCATACACAGTGTTCCCTGGAGAGCCTGGAGTATCTGTGTTCTCGGAGGAATCTATGGTTAATACAAAAAGATACGGCTGTCAGTGATATGACTTCGGGGCTGCTTCCCACAGGACCTTGGGTCCTGTTGGCCCCCAGAGCACTTTTTATCCCCAAAGCAGTTTTTCTATCTTGCTCTTCCTTAGggactccctccccacctccaaacCTTTGGAGTTCTGGGCTAAACAAGAACTTTCATATGGTCTATTTCTACCTCATTTCTTGGGTGAGTTGATGATGTTCTTATGACTTAGAGTCTCAGCGATTCCCCCATGCTGAACACATGAAGGACTGAATACCACCACCCACGGGATCCGTGGAGACACTGTTTTCACAGGCAGTGTGACAGACTTGAAGGTTTTAGAGAGGAAGAATTGCAGGTTTAAGAGAACTTGGTAgagtcagacagttgtgaggcatcattcaggtgctgggaattgaagccaaggacaatggcacggggttttgatcctacgtaatgtgctggctttgtgggagcctagccagtttggatgttcactttcctagatatggacggaggggggaggacctaggacttaacacagggcagggaaccctgactgctctttggactggagagggagggggagaggagggaggggaggggggaagggtgggaggagggggagaagggtgggaggagggggagggaaatgggaggctgggaggagatggaaacttgtttttttttttttctccttttctcaataaaaaaaaagttatctcaaaaaaaaaaagagaacttggTAGACCTGTACAAAGTCACCCAGGAAACAGTGGGACGGGAACTGGAATGCAAGTGTTCTGACCCCCGACTTGGTGCCCTCTCTTCAACAATGGTATCTTGAAACTATCACCCATGGGATGAGACTCAGAAAGTGAGCCTGCCTTCACATCTCTTTATCACACCGTAGTTTTCAAAGGCGTCAGTTCACTGGGGTCTAAACCTTGGCTGAACATCAACAGGACAGTCACGGAGTCTGGTTCGGAGTGTTTCACGCTCAGGCCCTATTTCTGTCCTACACCATCTGGGACATGGATGATCCCTTCACTGGGACTTATTTTCTTCATCAGAAGGGAAGTGAATGATCTTGACCTTGCTGTAGAAAACTGTGATGTCCCTCACATGCTTGGGGGGAACTCTACAGGTGCCATGGTGATAAACCAGACTGTCAGACACCATAGGCTCCAGCAGACCAGGGATGATCcggtttctctcctctctccctgtttAGCCCTCTggccagcccctccctctcctcttccattgATCTCTTTCTGTCTGCTTTAAGTTCTGTCATTAAGAGCATGGATGCTCACCTAGATGTTGTCTTCTACCCAGAGAAAGAGAAcctgaaaaatgaaagcaagaagcTGAAATGCAGGACTTCAGTGAAGGaaggctttctctctccttccccaacaGGCATCTTTCCAGAGGATGCAGGCAGCAGGACCCAAAAAAAAGGGCGGGTGAGCAAGTGGATCCCAAGGCTGGGTCCTGTTTTTCTCAGTAGTACACCTCCCTTGGAATATTAACAGATGTCTGGCCATGCCCCAGGAACTATCCCAATTCACTAAAATAGCAGAGGTCGTGTCCACCCTCCTTTGGCCCTTGGCAACCAGACTCTAAACACTTGAAGTCTTAGAGGAGATAGAAGAAGGCAGATGGAAcacttaccttttctttttcttgtcttcttaCATACGCATACGACTATGCATATGGTGACTATAACCACCACAAGACCAATAAGCCATTCTTTATACTGGTGTAGATTTTCATTAGTTAAAACTcctgaaaagaagaagaaaaaaaatctcttaagatACATAAACTGGGGGCTCCTTTGAGCTTGTTTTAGGACCCTCTTGAGTCTCTTCTGGGCTGCCTACAGGGGTTTGGTATGGGTCATTTATATTCCTAGTTTGGGGCCCTGTCAGGCTTTCTGGGGACCCCTGTGGAGGCATGACAAgtgggggctgggctgggggaggaaggaagtcaTCCTGGCTCCTCAGGCCTTGCTCTTGGAGGAGGCcttgggaagggagaggggacacCAATGAGAGGCATAGAGTTTTAGAGCCTCTCCCAGGAGGAGCTTGGCTCCTTCCATTGCCAGTGTCCAGGCATTCACATAGGCTGTAGAACCATGCTATAACACTACACAGCTGCTTGAAGCTTCCACAAAGACCCAAGGCAGGTATTACCTGTGCAAAGACtctgggcagagacagagacagacagcttgCTGACAGGGTTCAGAGCGTGGCAGGTGTAACTCTGGTCACGGGAATTCTTTGGGTCCCAGGAGACAGTGATATTTGGGTCCCCTAAAGAGATGTTTCCTGAGGCCTGCCACCCAATTGAGGCAGTATGATTTGGGTTCTCCACAGTACAGGTCAGGTGGATCTCGCAGCTCCCGTTCTCAAACAGGCGAGTGTGGTTGATAACTACTAAGTTACTC
The window above is part of the Microtus ochrogaster isolate Prairie Vole_2 unplaced genomic scaffold, MicOch1.0 UNK35, whole genome shotgun sequence genome. Proteins encoded here:
- the Slamf6 gene encoding SLAM family member 6; this translates as MAVSRAPVPDSARQIIWLFPLVFCLGSGNEVPQSSTSPKVVNGVRGGSATLLLELPAGKNASVIIWQQRGRESHDIAILIIQLNKSSSPQITRMDPERGKRLNIAQSSSLQISNLTMADEGLYTAQIRTNSRQYLFKYVLRVFERLSNLVVINHTRLFENGSCEIHLTCTVENPNHTASIGWQASGNISLGDPNITVSWDPKNSRDQSYTCHALNPVSKLSVSVSAQSLCTGVLTNENLHQYKEWLIGLVVVIVTICIVVCVCKKTRKRKGSLSLGRRQHLDSSENTDTPGSPGNTVYAQVTHPVKEREIPKPIKNDSMTIYSKVNHSREPISPRMTTLKDIK